A single genomic interval of Mucilaginibacter robiniae harbors:
- a CDS encoding OmpA family protein: protein MKKLLLLILLLTSFNAWAQYVSNYRTEADKAFHNKNYYEAAYYYQKAAEGLKLTKTIQVPYQGNAVKAPKDEKPADKVYISYQLAESYRLYENYLEAEPWYYQVLNDNQQAQYPLARLWYGVCLRANQRFDESIKQLEQFKKAYKADEKSIMLADKEINNCRFAKEQYAYPVLIDVKQLKGKWNSDGSNYAAIDRDNNFWFTSSRMMKNDKKHLNRIYHLASNNPEEPELISFKDDEVAKEVEYGTPSLDPAGKRMYFTRWYKEGSRTVHAIYCSVRQSENWSRPSRLNANVNVEGFNAIQPFVTADGKRMFFVSNKPGGQGGDDLWMSNLDDEGNPVNSVNLGPQINTPMDEQAPYYNEDTHRLIYSSKGFTGLGGFDFFISVGDAGNWSKPRNMGYPMNSAKDDLYFYPDRNHANKYFISSDRESDCCLDLFEITDRRYVLSGHLMDCETHKVLDGATVSLIDSITKQTIAKVTLAKNAPYTFKITNRRPYHLLFEKAGYFTKVLPVEGGGKTSTDTLFNPDICLQPFEVGKPIVIQNVLYDYNMATLRPESKKVLDGVVTILNDNPKLKIELSAHTDSVGSNGYNQSLSQKRAQACVDYIISEGIAAERIFARGYGETRPIAPNSLPNGKDNPEGRQLNRRTEFTVLKTE, encoded by the coding sequence ATGAAAAAACTACTACTTCTAATACTGCTACTAACTTCATTTAACGCCTGGGCACAATATGTTAGCAATTATAGAACTGAAGCCGACAAGGCTTTTCATAACAAGAACTATTATGAAGCCGCTTACTATTATCAAAAAGCTGCCGAAGGCCTGAAACTGACCAAAACTATACAGGTACCCTATCAGGGTAATGCTGTAAAGGCCCCGAAGGATGAAAAGCCTGCTGATAAAGTTTATATCAGCTACCAGTTGGCTGAATCATACCGATTGTATGAAAACTATCTGGAGGCTGAACCTTGGTACTATCAGGTGCTGAATGATAACCAGCAGGCACAGTATCCGCTGGCCAGGTTATGGTATGGAGTGTGCTTGCGGGCTAATCAGCGGTTTGATGAATCTATTAAACAACTGGAACAGTTTAAAAAAGCCTATAAAGCAGATGAGAAATCTATTATGCTGGCTGATAAAGAAATCAATAACTGCCGTTTTGCTAAAGAACAATATGCTTATCCGGTTTTGATTGATGTAAAGCAACTGAAAGGCAAATGGAATTCTGATGGCTCAAATTATGCGGCTATCGACCGGGATAACAACTTTTGGTTTACTTCATCCCGGATGATGAAAAATGATAAGAAGCACCTGAACCGCATTTATCACTTGGCATCCAACAACCCCGAAGAGCCGGAGTTAATTAGCTTTAAAGATGATGAGGTAGCTAAGGAAGTGGAGTATGGTACCCCATCGCTTGATCCGGCTGGTAAACGCATGTACTTTACACGTTGGTATAAAGAAGGCAGCCGAACTGTACACGCCATTTACTGCAGCGTGCGCCAAAGCGAAAATTGGTCGAGGCCATCCAGGTTGAATGCTAATGTAAATGTAGAAGGTTTTAATGCCATTCAGCCTTTTGTTACTGCCGATGGTAAACGGATGTTTTTTGTTTCCAATAAACCCGGCGGCCAGGGTGGCGATGATTTGTGGATGAGTAATCTGGATGATGAAGGCAATCCGGTAAACTCTGTAAACTTAGGGCCACAAATTAATACGCCGATGGATGAGCAGGCACCTTATTATAATGAAGATACTCACAGGCTGATTTACAGTTCGAAAGGATTTACCGGCTTGGGCGGTTTCGATTTTTTTATAAGTGTAGGTGATGCGGGTAACTGGAGCAAACCACGTAACATGGGGTACCCCATGAATTCGGCTAAAGATGATCTGTACTTTTATCCTGACCGTAATCATGCTAATAAATACTTCATCAGCTCTGACCGGGAATCAGATTGCTGCCTAGATTTGTTTGAGATAACCGATCGTCGTTATGTTCTGAGTGGGCATTTGATGGATTGTGAAACACACAAGGTTTTAGACGGTGCTACTGTAAGCCTGATTGATTCTATCACTAAGCAAACCATTGCCAAAGTTACCCTGGCTAAGAATGCGCCCTACACTTTTAAAATTACCAACAGGCGCCCCTACCATTTACTGTTTGAAAAAGCAGGTTATTTTACCAAAGTATTACCAGTAGAAGGTGGTGGTAAAACCAGTACAGATACCCTGTTCAACCCAGATATTTGCCTGCAACCTTTTGAAGTAGGTAAGCCTATCGTAATTCAGAATGTTTTGTATGATTATAATATGGCAACCTTGCGCCCCGAATCAAAAAAGGTACTGGATGGTGTAGTAACCATTTTGAATGATAACCCGAAGCTTAAAATAGAATTAAGTGCACATACCGATTCTGTTGGTAGTAACGGGTATAACCAGAGCCTTTCACAAAAACGGGCACAAGCCTGTGTGGATTATATTATTTCTGAAGGTATAGCAGCGGAACGAATATTTGCTCGCGGGTATGGAGAAACGCGGCCAATTGCGCCCAATTCGTTACCCAACGGAAAAGATAATCCGGAAGGCCGGCAGTTGAACAGACGGACTGAGTTTACCGTGCTTAAAACGGAATAA
- a CDS encoding MSCRAMM family protein, which translates to MLLCLSSRAQVIPKVNCSFEKDTVDIAYASTFTNKLHVRNSGHTVIHLTKQTTSNLGALITTPDTIILQPLAERTFPVKYFSSKESINSKLQPFTVRYVSSELNAKPVQATFYSRLTEPEQLFMQATDPIIYIDPETQQVAFHVKVINRGYTASAVKISIQSASEALWFNEPVQKVEVEPETEHLVTFKASLLAKKISHADLQVNINMENQAGKSIGSRQINVVLLSSNKSLAGHTNELTPDNTIGLTSVSGDNARQYMLRGNGNLKLSADSKLNYNLNANYYNTESAFDLRDTYIGFENKNLALKAGTIAENLEMPLYGRGFKASGTVDKSTVNLYYVNNAYLLYSNVTTNQLTHAPNTWAGSYEYRYNKDSFFEATYIHQDDDLHQLKTDLTSVNGHIQLNKTQALNVTAGYSTESNTATLQNKMGYAAGFNYSGSFNKFDLVSDNFISSAYYSGLRRGTLQLNEQLSYPLSATIRLVARYTKLENNPSYLGTNVFAAAYNNLNTYEMAASIRAGNHFFISLRPYLQQQSVKSIQFSLPSLGEVSALAHRLAMDLRYTFPDNSTLSMNTDYGMMYNQQLHTKQPSLRVTLNYYAGLFGLNAFALTGPYYLLDQYYLLYNQYNTNYSVAPYVNFSFFKHRLNLNLSNSFNYSKSYVGTFTNGFSGLTKVNLPGNWALSAQVYYNQYSGYNRYQSQLGVLKSFAVTGNADKHKLELCFFEDDNGNGIQDEHESIKPGVLVSVDNNMAQSNEHGKVVYTDIASGLHHVQLVDAKGWSCSTLNDILLHKNIKYPVALTRNVVLTGRIQLVKQKYQQSAVVLEGIRITARDMENRTYFTLTDEQGQFSLSLPVNQYTISTNASGQNYTITNPSQTITLTKDKADPVTFTLIDHSQKVEVRRF; encoded by the coding sequence ATGTTGCTATGTTTAAGCAGCCGTGCACAGGTAATACCTAAGGTGAATTGCTCTTTTGAAAAAGATACAGTTGATATAGCTTATGCCAGTACGTTTACCAACAAGCTGCATGTTCGTAACAGTGGCCATACGGTAATACATTTAACCAAGCAAACCACAAGTAACCTTGGCGCACTAATCACCACACCAGATACCATTATTTTACAGCCGCTAGCCGAACGTACCTTTCCAGTAAAATACTTCTCATCGAAAGAAAGTATTAACAGTAAGCTGCAACCTTTTACTGTACGCTATGTTAGTAGCGAACTAAACGCCAAACCTGTACAAGCCACTTTTTACAGCCGACTTACCGAGCCTGAGCAATTGTTTATGCAGGCTACCGACCCGATAATTTATATAGATCCCGAAACTCAGCAAGTAGCCTTTCATGTCAAAGTAATCAACCGGGGGTATACGGCATCGGCAGTAAAAATCAGCATTCAATCAGCGTCTGAGGCTTTGTGGTTTAATGAACCCGTACAAAAAGTTGAGGTAGAACCCGAAACGGAACATCTGGTTACGTTCAAAGCCAGTTTGCTGGCTAAAAAAATAAGCCATGCTGATTTACAGGTAAACATTAACATGGAAAACCAAGCTGGCAAATCTATAGGTTCGCGGCAGATAAATGTTGTGCTACTGAGTAGTAATAAAAGCTTAGCTGGTCATACTAATGAACTTACGCCGGATAACACTATAGGCCTCACCTCAGTATCGGGCGATAATGCCCGGCAGTACATGCTACGGGGCAATGGCAATCTTAAACTCTCCGCCGATTCAAAGCTGAATTACAATCTGAACGCTAATTATTATAATACCGAATCAGCTTTTGATTTACGGGATACCTATATAGGTTTTGAAAATAAAAATCTGGCTCTAAAAGCCGGCACTATTGCCGAAAACCTGGAAATGCCACTGTATGGCCGGGGCTTTAAAGCCTCGGGCACTGTTGATAAAAGTACCGTAAACCTGTATTATGTAAATAATGCTTATTTACTGTATTCGAACGTTACCACCAACCAGCTAACCCACGCACCTAACACTTGGGCGGGCAGCTATGAATACCGGTATAATAAAGATTCGTTTTTTGAAGCCACCTACATTCATCAGGATGATGATTTACACCAGCTAAAAACTGATTTAACTAGTGTAAACGGGCATATTCAGCTTAATAAAACACAAGCACTTAATGTCACCGCCGGCTATAGCACTGAAAGCAACACGGCCACTTTACAAAATAAAATGGGCTATGCTGCCGGCTTTAATTACAGCGGCAGTTTTAACAAATTCGATTTGGTTTCAGATAACTTTATCAGTAGTGCTTATTATAGTGGTTTAAGGCGTGGTACCTTGCAGCTTAACGAGCAGCTCAGCTATCCGCTCTCGGCAACCATTAGACTGGTAGCTCGTTATACCAAGCTTGAAAATAATCCATCGTACCTAGGCACCAATGTTTTTGCCGCCGCATACAATAACCTGAACACTTATGAAATGGCAGCTTCCATCAGGGCTGGCAATCATTTCTTCATCAGTTTGCGCCCATACCTGCAACAACAAAGCGTGAAAAGCATTCAGTTTAGTTTACCATCTTTGGGCGAAGTATCAGCGCTAGCCCATCGCTTGGCAATGGATTTACGTTATACATTTCCGGATAACAGCACCTTATCCATGAATACTGATTATGGTATGATGTACAACCAGCAATTGCATACTAAGCAGCCTTCATTACGAGTAACGTTAAATTACTATGCTGGTTTATTCGGCTTGAACGCCTTTGCTTTAACCGGACCTTATTACCTGCTCGATCAGTATTACTTATTATACAACCAGTACAATACGAACTACTCGGTTGCACCTTATGTTAACTTTTCGTTTTTCAAGCATAGGCTTAACCTGAACTTGTCTAACAGCTTTAACTACAGCAAATCGTACGTAGGTACATTTACCAACGGATTTTCAGGTTTAACCAAGGTTAATCTGCCTGGTAATTGGGCATTATCGGCACAGGTTTATTACAACCAATACAGCGGCTATAACCGGTATCAAAGTCAATTAGGCGTTTTAAAGAGCTTTGCCGTTACCGGCAATGCCGATAAACATAAGCTAGAGCTTTGCTTTTTTGAAGACGATAACGGCAATGGCATACAAGATGAGCATGAAAGCATTAAGCCGGGTGTTTTAGTAAGTGTTGATAATAATATGGCACAAAGCAACGAGCATGGTAAAGTAGTGTACACCGATATTGCATCAGGCCTGCACCATGTACAGCTGGTAGATGCCAAAGGCTGGAGCTGTAGTACTTTGAATGATATTTTATTACATAAAAATATAAAATACCCAGTAGCACTTACCCGCAATGTAGTACTTACCGGACGCATACAGTTGGTAAAACAAAAATACCAGCAAAGTGCCGTGGTACTTGAAGGCATTCGTATTACCGCTCGCGATATGGAAAACCGCACCTATTTTACTCTGACTGATGAACAAGGTCAATTTTCACTTTCGCTGCCGGTAAACCAATACACCATCAGCACCAATGCCAGCGGACAAAATTATACCATTACCAACCCCAGCCAAACTATTACACTTACCAAAGACAAAGCTGATCCGGTTACCTTTACACTGATAGATCATAGCCAGAAAGTAGAAGTCCGCAGATTTTAA